GTAGAGCGCGTCGTCCATCTCCATCACGAACACGCTGGCGCGGGCCATGTCGCCGACGTGGAGAAATTCCCGCATCGCCCGGCCGGTCCCCCATACGGTGACCGTCGCGCGGCCCTCGGCCTTCGCCTCGTGCAGGCGCCGCATCAGCGCCGGCAGGACATGGGCGTTCTCGGGGTGGAAATTGTCGTTCGGCCCGTACAGGTTGGTCGGCATCACGCTGCGATAGCGGCGCCCGTACTGGCGGTTGTAGCTCTCGCACATCTTGATGCCGGCGATCTTGGCGATGGCGTAGGGCTCGTTGGTCGGTTCAAGCACTCCGGTGAGCAGCGCATCCTCGCGCATCGGCTGCTCGGCGAGCTTCGGGTAGATGCACGACGATCCGAGGAACAGCAGCCGGTCGACGCCGCTCATGTGGGCGGCATGGATGACGTTGGTCTGGATCAGCAGGTTGTCGTGAATGAATTCGGCCGGATAGGTGTTGTTGGCGTGGATGCCGCCGACCTTGGCGGCGGCGAGGTAGACCTGATCGATCCGGTGCTCGGCGAAGAACTGCCGGACCGCCGCCTGGTCGAGCAGGTCGAGCGCCTGCCGGTCGGCGGTCAGGACGCGCTCGTGGCCGAGTTCCCGCAGCCGGCGCACGATCGCCGAGCCGACCATCCCACGATGGCCCGCAACGAAGATGGTCTGATCCCGCCCGTCCATCACGTGTTCGTTCCCTGCCAAAAGCTTGCTCTGTCCGAGCTCTCAATAGCCCTTTGCGGCGCGAAATCGCCACGTAATCACGCGTTTTCTGAGGCGAAAATGCCAGCACGCAGAGGATGACGAGGTCGAGGCGGTGCTGCGCGCCGCCGCTGGCCGCCTCGTCCTGCTTTACCTTCCGGCCTACAGCCCGTGGCTGAACCCGATCGAGATGCTCTGGCGCCAGTTCCGCCGCGAGGTCACGCACTGTGAGCTGTTCGCCAGCATGGATGCTCTGGTTGAGGCGAACCAAGCTTCCTTCGGCCGCTAAAACCGCACGCCAAGCGGCGTCCGCTCCATCATCGGAGCGCCGCATGCCACATGACTTTCGCAGTTGTACTTAGCGATGAACTGCTCCTCTCCTGACTTCACGGTTCTCCCGCACCTCGCGTGGAACGGTCGCGATGACGGGGATCGCACGGGCTGATTCACCAGGCGGATGATCCTGTCCTCATCCTTGCCGGGCTGCACCATCGAGCGCGTCATCGAACCAACGGCAGTCTCGTCATCGTCGCCCGTGCGCAGCGTGTCCCTGTCCGTTGTCCGGCGTGTGGCACGACCAGCTCTGCCGTCCACAGATGCTGATAAGGCCTACGACCACTGCCGCTGTCGTCAAGCCCTGACCCACCGTCGCATCCAGCACCGTATCGCCCGGCGCGGGATCGAGAGCAGCCAGCGACTGGGACGCCACAGGTGGGTCGCCGAGCGCACGCTGGCTTGGTTCGCCCAGTTCCGCCGCCTCGCCATCCGCTACGAGCGACGAGCCGACATCCATCTCGCCTTCTCGACGCTGGCCGCCGCCCTCATAGTGTGGCGCTTCATCGAACGATGGTTTTGTTAGACGCTCTTAGCTCGACTTTGGCCACTCATGCGGCGTGGCAGAGGGCATAGGCCCAGGGCGCTGGCAAACGGAAGCGGGGTTTTGTTCGGGCGCGTCGGCGCGGTGATGTTGCCAAAGTCCGCTCGCGCCAGATCGCATAGCGCACGGCGGCCAGAGCATCGGCGAAGGTCGGGCGCGGTTTGGGGTACCACGCGGCGGCCGCGATCCGTTGCCGTTGGCGGACTGGGAGCCGTGCAGCCTGCAGCGTGACGATCGAGAATAGGGCGAGCAGGCAGGGCGTAGTGCGGGCGATGGCCTTGTCCGACCACTGCCGCTGCGTCTCGACACCGAGATGGGCGCGCGCTTCCTGGAAGGTGACCTCAACGGTCCAGCGCCGCACGAACCACCCCACGATCTGCGCGGGCTCGCGCATCGGTTCGGTGCAGAGCAGGGCCTGCGGTGCAAAGCGGCTCTCGGGATCGCGCACCAGCACCCATCGGATCGGCACGACCGGCAGACCGCCGTGCCGCCACACGGCGGTCCCGGAGGCGATCTCAAGGGTGCGCGCGCCCGCCCCGTACCAGCCGGGCACCACGACCGCGTGCCAGCGCGTGTCCTTGGCCGCGAGGATCGCGGCGAGCGTCGGCAGCCGCGCGCCTTTGGTCCGCGGGCGTCCGATCGTGCCGGGCGGCCGCGGTGGGGCCGGCTCGTAGAGAGCAGCATCCAGCCGCAGGCGGGTGATCGTCGTGATGCGGGCGCGGCGCATCGCGTCGAGGAACAGCAAGGCCGAGAAGCCGCTGCCGCCCACCACCCCGAGGTCGCGTGCGCGCAGCCAGCGGCGAGCCTGGAGAGCGAGTTGGCGTCCGACGTCGAGCAGAGGCTTGTGCCGACGGCCCCGTTCGCGACAGGCGCGCTCTGACGGCACCAACGCGGTCAGGAACGGCAGCGCCCAGACGCGCCCCGCCCAGGGGATCGGGGCGAGCACCATCAGGCTCATCCAGCGCAGCCCGCTCGCCTTGACGAAATGGCTGTCGGAGGAGCGAACTGGATCACGGTAGATGCCCTTGGCCGCGATCCGCTTGCCGCGGCGGCGCTCGATCGTATCGTCCAGTCCCAGGACCACGGGGCCGCGTTGCGCGAACGTATCGACGAGAAGCCCGAGCAGGATACGGCTGCCGGAGCGCGGGTACCACGCAGCGCGGTTGAGGATGCGGTGGACGTTCACGAACCGCCGCTCCTGCGCGCGGCCGATGATGCGCAGGACGCTCGTCACCGTGCGCCGCCCCGGCGTCAGGATCGCGTCGATCAGCAACAGCTGAGCATGGCGCCACGAGCGGTGGACGAACAGCGGCGCGAACGCCAGGATGATCCCGGCGAAGCGGGCAGGCAGGGGCAGCATGGCGGTGTCTCTTGGCGGGGACGCCACCAGCCTATCCGTCACGCCCGCTTCGTCACCTCCGCCCACCCAACCCGCCGCAAATGGCCAAAGTCGAGCTTAGTCCAGCCCATCAAGACGGTGCCGCCCCAGGCCGCGGCTAACCGCCCGCATCCAGAAGGATGCCCAAGCAGCACGCGTTGCCGATCTGACGCGGCGGTTCACGATGCTGGTGCGCGCCTGCGGCCTGGATGGCGACCCACTGGCGGATGCGGTCGGCGAACTCGATAGATGGCTCTCGGAGACGCGCAACTGCGGCGTCGCGGCGTTAGAGACCTTCGAGGCTGGCATGGCGCAGGATGGGCCGGCGGTTCGGGCGGCATTGACGACGTCTTGGAGTAACGCGCAGGCCGAAGGGCAGATCAGTCGGCTGAAGATGCTGAAACGCACCATGTACAGCCGCGCCAGCTTCGCACTCCTCCGCCGCGTGCTCCTCGCCGCCTGATCCACGCAAAGTGCGGGAGAATCGTGAAACCGAGGGAGGATCAAGCGCAGCCTCATACAGTACGGTGCGCATCATCCGCGGCTGCGCCGGGTTTCACAGCAATCGGTTGCGGTGCTCTACCAACTCCAGCTCTCGCCCTCGAAGCGATGCGGCGCGGCGCCTAAGCGGTCCTGGCCACTGGCAGCCACATTCCCGAGGACCGCAACGGCCTGAAGTTCTCTCGGCCCGACGGAGATATCACCAAGGCCGACGAAGCGGCCATCCTGGCCGCTTTGGGTGATGTGACGGCTGCGGGCGAGGGGCGGCCCCCGTCGCCGCTACATCGGAACCCGACGCCGTCGCGCGCTATCATCGCCGCTACAGCGAAGCTTTTCCGCCGGGGATTCTAAACGGGCTGCGCGTCGCGGTGTGTCAGCGGAGCTCGGTCGCGCGACCTGCTGACCGATCTGCTCGGCGCGTTTGGCGCCGGCGCGACGCCGATCGGCCGGTCCGACATCTTCGTGCCGATCGATGCCGAGGCGCATCGTCCCGAAGACATCGCCTTCATCCGCGATCTGCGATTATACTTCACGCAGCAGACCGACTTGGCGGTGAGACGGACCGTGCGGGCAGCGCGGAAGCGAGGCTGAGGGCGAGCTCCACCTTCGCGCTCAGCCCTGTGATCGAGCATCGCGCGCACTTCGAAGCCTCAGAGCTTCAAGCCAGCGTGGCTGACGATCATCGCTCAAGGAATATTCCGATGCGTCGGCCAGTGGGTTTCATCTCCGCGCTGACCGCAGGCGCTCTCACCCAAGCCGGAAGGAGTACCGCGGGCAATGAGCGTTAGGTGCGTTCGAGCCTTCGGACCGGATGTGCTATCAGCCTCTGTCGCCCTTCGCGGGCAGTCGGGCTGGTCACCATGCGCTTACTGATGCTCGCCATTTCCCTCCTGCTGCTATCAGCGCCCGCGTCTGCCCTCTGCCGATGCACGTGCATTCAGGGCGTGATGAAGCCCATCTGCCAGCCGACAGACCTCATGATGCCGATCTGCCAGGGTCTGTGTGAGACTCAGGTCCGAACCGATCGAGTGGTAATCCCTTTAGCGGGCGGCAGACCAGCACTTGATCCCATCAAGCCCTTCAACCCAGCACCGGGTGGCCTCACCTCGCCAGAGGAAAGTCTGGACACCAACCCCAACGGGACGCAGTTGGGCACACCGAGCCAACTCTCCGGTAGTGTCGGATCTAGCTTGAGTGGTGGAGGCGGGGGATCAGGCACTGCCAGCGGAGGTGAGCGCTGAGATGCGGCGCCTAAGCGGTCCTGGCCACTGGCAGCCACATTCCCGAGGACCGCAACGGCCTGAAGTTCTCTCGGCCCGACGGAGATATCACCAAGGCCGACGAAGCGGCCATCCTGGCCGCTTTGGGTGATGTGACGGCTGCGGGCGAGGGGCGGCCCCCGTCGCCGCTACATCGGAACCCGACGCCGTCGCGCGCTATCATCGCCGCTACAGCGAAGCTTTTCCGCCGGGGATTCTAAACGGGCTGCGCGTCGCGGTGTGTCAGCGGAGCTCGGTCGCGCGACCTGCTGACCGATCTGCTCGGCGCGTTTGGCGCCGGCGCGACGCCGATCGGCCGGTCCGACATCTTCGTGCCGATCGATGCCGAGGCGCATCGTCCCGAAGACATCGCCTTCATCCGCGACGTCATGACGTCCGGAGACTTCGATGCGCTGGTCACGACCGACGGTGACGCCGACCGCCCCTGATCGCGGACGGGGCAGGGCGGATCGTGCGGGGTGACGTGCTCGGCCCCATCACTGCCCGTTACTTGAGCGCCGGTGCGGTCGTAATGCCGGTTACGGCCGGATCAGCTCTCGAGCGATCAGGTGGCTTCGAAAGAGTCGTGCGCACGAAGGTCGGCTCACCCTTCGTCATCGCCGGCATGGAGCAGGCGAAGGCAGCGGACGCCCAGGTCGTTGCGGGATTCGAGGCGAACGGCGGTTTCCTTCTCGGATTGGACGTTACCCTCGGTGGTCGGCCCCTACGCGCCCTACCGACACGCGACGCGGTGCTGCCCATCCTCCGGGCGCATCTCGAGCAATAGCACGACGGAATCGAGAACCCATCTTGAAGCCGCGCATCCAGCGGTCTGTCTGAGCAGGATATGCCCGGAGGCGCAGACTGGCAGGTGGGGCTGGATGCCGACGGGGTGCCCACAATCTACGACGGAGCGGCGGGGGCGAGTGGCCTGGGACACGAGCGCGCGAATACGCTCTGGTGCTCTGCAAGACGCTGCGACGGGATCAGGCATTGGCCATTCTTGCCGCCCAGCCCTCTTGCTTTGTCGTGATGGAAACCTGCCCCGACTCGCAT
This window of the Methylobacterium tardum genome carries:
- a CDS encoding transposase, which encodes MLRAAAGRLVLLYLPAYSPWLNPIEMLWRQFRREVTHCELFASMDALVEANQASFGR
- a CDS encoding IS701 family transposase — its product is MLPLPARFAGIILAFAPLFVHRSWRHAQLLLIDAILTPGRRTVTSVLRIIGRAQERRFVNVHRILNRAAWYPRSGSRILLGLLVDTFAQRGPVVLGLDDTIERRRGKRIAAKGIYRDPVRSSDSHFVKASGLRWMSLMVLAPIPWAGRVWALPFLTALVPSERACRERGRRHKPLLDVGRQLALQARRWLRARDLGVVGGSGFSALLFLDAMRRARITTITRLRLDAALYEPAPPRPPGTIGRPRTKGARLPTLAAILAAKDTRWHAVVVPGWYGAGARTLEIASGTAVWRHGGLPVVPIRWVLVRDPESRFAPQALLCTEPMREPAQIVGWFVRRWTVEVTFQEARAHLGVETQRQWSDKAIARTTPCLLALFSIVTLQAARLPVRQRQRIAAAAWYPKPRPTFADALAAVRYAIWRERTLATSPRRRARTKPRFRLPAPWAYALCHAA
- the fcl gene encoding GDP-L-fucose synthase; its protein translation is MDGRDQTIFVAGHRGMVGSAIVRRLRELGHERVLTADRQALDLLDQAAVRQFFAEHRIDQVYLAAAKVGGIHANNTYPAEFIHDNLLIQTNVIHAAHMSGVDRLLFLGSSCIYPKLAEQPMREDALLTGVLEPTNEPYAIAKIAGIKMCESYNRQYGRRYRSVMPTNLYGPNDNFHPENAHVLPALMRRLHEAKAEGRATVTVWGTGRAMREFLHVGDMARASVFVMEMDDALYAANTRPDLSHINVGTGEDCTIRQLAETLARVIGYEGDLAFDATKPDGTPRKLMDVSRLTAMGWRPQIGLEDGLRQTYGWFLENHATLRS